The Paraburkholderia agricolaris genome includes the window GATCTGGTGGCGCGCTACGGCGGCGAAGAGTTTGCCGTTATCTTGCCGGATACGACAGCCGAAGGCGCGCTCAACGTCGCGGAACAGATTCGCAGCAAGGTGCAGAGTCTGCGAGTCGTGCATCGCGACGGTGAGGTGATCGCTATCACGGTGAGCATCGGTTGCTCGACCTGTGTGCCGGCGGACGGCGCGAACGCGCTCGATCTGCTGGCCGCCGCCGACCGGCAGCTATACGCGGCCAAGGCGGCAGGGCGCAACCGGGTCAGGTCGGCGGTGTCGGCGGGAAGTTCAGTGGCGCAGGACTCGTCGCGATAAAGCGTGACGTGCGACGGCAACGCGTTGTATGAGACAGCGCTCGCGCGCCGGGCTGGATGACCGTTCAGGGGCCTGCCCAGGCGCTTTTGCCGCGCCGGGGGGCGAAGCCGCGTAGCGTCACCGTGCCGCCTGCCTCGGCGTGTGATGCCGGTGCGCGTTTGCCGATGGCCGCTTCACCCGCCGGCACCAGTGGCTCGACGGGAAACCCGCGCCTTTGCCAGGCGTCAAGGCCACCCCTCAGGGCGCGAATCCGCGTGTAGCCGTTCAGGCGCATGCGGTGTGTGATCTGCACCGCGGTTGCGCTGTCCGGACAAATGCAATAAATCACCATGTCATAAGCGAGCAGCGCGCCGTCGACCTGTTCAGGCGAGTAGGGGTCGAGCGCCAGCGCACCGGGAAGAGGGCGCGGCGCTTCGCCTGCCGATGTGGCTGGGCGGGCATCCAGAATCTTGCGCGGCATGATGCGGCGCCATCCACGCGAGGCCACGGTTGCCTGCGAGGCGCTCGCGGAGGCGGCATCCACGAGACGGCGCCGCTCGCGACGCCGCTGCTGCAGACGGTACAGCAGATAGATCAGCGCCGCGGCCAGCAGGACGTCGATCACGGTGCCCCCGCGCGCTCTGACGACGGCGAGCAGCATATGCAACTGCCGTTCCGCCGCGGCGCCGCCAAGTAGCCAGAAGGTGGCCCACGCCAGCGCGCCGACGAGATCCCACACAGCGTAGATGCGGCTGTCCACGGCGGTCGTGCCCATTAGCGGCGGGGTGATGAGTCCCAGTCCGGGGACGAACTTCGAGATCGACACGAGCGGCACGCCGAAGCGTTCGAATAGCGAGCGAGCCGAATCGAGCCTGGAATCGACCGCCGGAGAGATCCGGCTCAAGGCGGCGATCAGCTTGCGTCCGTAGATGCGGCCCGCGGCGAACCATGTGCCGTCGCCGATGAGCGCGCCGAGCACCGCGGCCAGCAGGATCGGCCAGAAAGACAAGGTGCCGGCGGCAATCGCGGAGCCCGCGAAGAGCAGTATGGGAACCGCGGGGATCGGCAGCCCGAGGCGTGTCAACAGAACGTTGAGAAAGACGACTGCGCCGCCCCAGGTTGAAACCGCCGACGACGGAAACGCTACCAATTGCGGAACTCCTGTTGTGTTCGATTGACCACGCCGTTGTGGCGGGTTCTATTTTGATCAGGATACTCGATGGACGTTGCTGGAGCACCGGCTGGTCCTACCAGGCTGCCAGCCAGATCCATGCCTGATTGGAGCCGGTATTCCGTCAAGCTGACGGGGCCGCCGAACTATTGGCGGGTACTTTCTCTGCAATTTCGTTCAAGACGGCACGCGTTGGCCGCCCTTAATCTGCCTGCTCATATACAGGAACAGGACAGCAGCATGAATTCACGCTATGTCGGCTATGTGTTTTGCGCGCTGGCGATGATCGGGGTCGGCAGCACGGTTGTCGTCAGCAAATCGATCGCCAGCGGATTGCCGCCGTTCAGCGCGACCGCGTTGCGGTTTGCCATCGCGTTTCCCCTGTTTGTGCTGGCGATGCGCTGGCGGGGCGTGCGCTGGCCCCGTCTCGACCGGCACGATACGGTGCTCGTGATTGCCCAGGCGGGGGCGGGCAGCGTCGGTTATACAGTGTTGCTCATCAGCGGGATGAAGCTCGCCTCGGCTGCCGATGCCGGTGTGATTGCGGGCACCTTGCCTGCCGTGTCCGGCATGGTCGCCATGCTCGCGCTGGGCGAGCGCCCGGCGCCCGCGTTGATCGGCGCGATTGTTCTTGCCACCTTGGGCGTGCTGGTGTGTACCGTGCATCTCGACGATTTCGCCGCGCCGCATGCAGCCCGTTCGCTGGTCGGCAATGCGCTGGTGTTTGCGGCGATCGTTTGCGAGGCGCTCTTCATTCTGCTCAATCGCAAGTTGCACACGCCGGTCGCGCCGCTGCCGCTATCGGCGTTGATGTGCGGCATTGGTTTCGCGGTGGCGATCGTGCCGGCGTTCTTCGAGAAGCCCTGGAGCGTGCCGTTCAATCTGGACGCCCTGGCCGGCGTGCTGTATTACGCGCTGGTGCCGACCGTGGCCGGTTTCGTTCTCTGGTATGCGGGTGCAGCGCGCATTAGCGGTGCCGAAGCCGGACTGATGACCGCGCTCGTGCCGGTGAGCGCGGTGGCGTTGGCCGCTGCCGTGCTGCGGGAACCGGTCAGCGCGGCGCAGCTTGCGGGTGTCGCGTGCGTGCTTGGCGCCGTGCTGCTGGCCACCTTTGGCCAGATGCGCACGGCGCGCCGTACGGCTCGCGGCACGGCCTGAGGTGGCTCAGGTGTTGGAGATCGCCACCACCCCTGGATTGCCCACGATCGACAGAAACTCGCGACGCGTCGACGGATCGGTGCGGAAGGTGCCCAGCATGCGCGAGGTGACCATCGTGACACCTGCTTTGTGCACCCCTCGCGTGGACATGCATTGATGCGCGGCTTCGAGAATCACGCCGACGCCCGCCGGTTGCAGCACTTCGTTCAACGTATCGGCGATCTGCACGGTCATCTTTTCCTGGATCTGCAGACGCTTGGCGAAGGCATCGACGAGGCGTGCCAGCTTCGAGATGCCGACCACCCGATGCTCGGGCAGATACGCAACGTGTGCGCGCCCGATGATCGGCACCATGTGGTGTTCGCAATAGCTTTCGAAGCGGATATCTTTCAGCACGATCATTTCGTCGTAGCCGTCCACTTCGGAGAAGGTGCGGGCGAGGATTTCGCGCGGATCGAGCTGATAACCTGCGTAGAACTCCTCATAGGAGCGCACCACGCGTGCCGGCGTATCGAGCAGGCCTTCGCGCTCGGGATTGTCGCCGGCCCAACGCAGCAGCACGCGTACTGCTGCTTCAGCTTCTTCGCGGCTGGGGCGGTCCACTGCGGCCGCGGGTTTGGTTTTCTTTGCTTTGCTGCTGGCCATCCGTCGCTCCTCCGGGGGCGCGCGTCGACGCTAGACGGGGCGCGCGGGTTCAATGAGTAGCGGCCATTGTTCCATGTTTTGCGTCGCATCGTGTCGATGCCCCTTTCGCTGACGGGGCGTGAGCTTACTTTGGCCACTCGTCCATATCGTCGTTGAAGAGTTCGGCGACGATGCTGCGCAGCCAGCTCGCGCGCGGGTCGTTATGAAACTTGCGATGCCAGTGTTGCCGCAGATCGAAGCGCGGCAACGGCAGTGGCGGCTCGACCAGCGTGATCGACGCATGCTCCGACACGTACGCGAAGCCGATGGCGTGCGGCACGGTGGCGAGCAGATCGGTGCGCGCGAGGATGAACGGCAGACTCATGAAGTGTGGCGTTTCGAGTACCGCGCGGCGCTTGATGCGTTTCTTTTCCAGGTAGTGTTCGAGGACTTCCTGGCTGCGTCCTTCGGCGCGCACCACGGCGTGGCCCGACGCCACGTACTGAGGCAGCGTGAGCGGCGCCTTCGAAAGCGGGTGCCCTGTGCGCATCAGGCAGATGAACCGGTGGGTGAAAAGCCGTTGCTGGAAGAAGTTGTTGCCTGACAGGTCGGGGAAATAGCCTACGGCGAGGTCGACGTCACCCGATTCGAGCCCGCGTTCCACGTGCGAGGGCGGCAGCGACACGGAGCGCAGATTTGCCTGCGGCGCGCGTTCGGCGAAGAGTTGCAGCAGCCGCGGCAGGAAGACGATTTCGCCGACGTCGGAGAGCGCGATGGAGAACGTATGGGTGCTGGTGGCCGGATCGAAGTCTTGTACGTCGAGCATGCCTTTTTCGATCCGCAGCAGCGCGTCGCGAGCGGCGGGGAGGATGGCGAGCGCGCGCGGCGTGGGCTCCATGCCTTTCGATGTTCGCACGAAGAGCGGGTCGTCGAAGTATTCCCGCAGGCGGCCTAGCGCGGTGCTTACGCGGGGTTGGCTGACGCCGAGTTGGTCCGCTGCGCGGCTCACGTTGCGGGTGTCTTCCATTGCTACGAGGTAGGGGATCAGGTTTAGATCCAGGTTTGTGTCGGGCATCGGGTTTGGGTTTTTTGCCTGCGGCGGGTTTTGGGGGGGTATTTCTTATCTGGATAAAGGGTAGCTCAATAATTTGGATTCTGGATAGCGGTTGGGGCCTGCTCGGCGGTTTTGTTGTTGATCTGGATTTTGGGCGTTGCCTTGCTGTGATCGGGGTCTGTTCTGGTGTTGGTCTTTTGGCCTTTCCTTGAATTGTTAGTGGTCTATTAGCGTTGCCCCTGTGCGGGGCGGCACTTACTTTCTTTGCCGCCGCCCCTCCATGTCAGGCTAGTTGTCGCCTCACTCGAACGATTGATGTAAAGATGGAGGGCGGACAGCGAATGGAATATGAGACGCTATTCAGCAGAGACGCGGGAATGGGTAGTCAAACAGATGATGCCGCCGTTCAATCGTGCGGTCATCGAGCTGGCAGGGGCGACGGGCATCACGACGGTGACACTGCGTGCCTGGCGGCAGAGCGCGAGACAGGCTGGGGGATTCATGCCGGGCAATGGCAAGACAAGCGATCAATGGTCGAGCGCCGACAAGTTCAGGGTGGTGCTGGAGACGGCATCGCTGAACGAGGTGGAGACCTCAGAATACTGCCGTAGCAAGGGCATTTATCCGGAGCAGATCCGGCAGTGGCGTCAGGCGTGCGAGCAGGCCAACGTGCCGGAGGCGAAACTCACGGCTGCCCAGCGCAAGGAAGTGAAGGCTCACCAGAAGCGCATCCGTGAACTGGAGCGCCAGCTCAAGCGCAGCGATGCGGCCCGTGCGGAGGCGGCGGCGTTGCTGAACCTGCGAAAAAAAGCCGACGCGATCTGGGGCAAGGAAGAGGAAGACTGATCAGCAGCCCGGATCGCGATGAAGCCATGCAGTTGATCGATGAAGCCGTACGGCAAGGGGCATGCCGCTCGCGAGCATGCGAGCAGTTGGGGCTCAGCATACGCAGTGTCCAGCGCTGGCGCCTGTTGCCGCATGACGGGCGCACTCAGGTGAAGCGTGCAGCGCCGCCCAACAGGCTGAGTGAAGCCGAGCGGCAGGCCGTACTCGATGCGGCCAACCGCCCGGGCTACGCGAGCCTGACGCCGCACCAGATCGTGCCGAAACTGGCCGATGAGGGGGTTTATCTGGCTTCCGAATCGACGTTCTACCGGGTGCTGAAAGCGGCAGGACAGGGCCAGCGCCGGGGCCGCGCGCGTGCCCCGCAACGACGCACGCTCACGACGCATTGTGCCGATGGTCCGAATCAGGTGTGGTGCTGGGATATCACCTGGATGCCGACCACGGTAAGGGGCCGGTACTTCTACTGGTACATGATGAAGGACATCTACAGCCGCAAGCTGGTGATGAACGAGGTCTGGGAGCAGGAGTCGGCCGAGCACGCGAGCGTGCTGCTGGCCAAGGGGTGTCTGCGTGAAGGCGTCGCCGGGCGTCCGCTGGTGCTGCACTCTGATAACGGCAGTGCAATGAAAGGCGCCACCATGCGCGCGGCGATGATCGATCTGGGTGTGCAGCCTTCGTTCAGCCGGCCGCGTGTGAGCAACGACAACGCTTTTGCCGAATCGCTGTTCCGAACGGCGAAGTACTGTCCGTTGTGGCCAGAGCAGCCGTTCGACACGCTGGAGGCGGCTCGGCAATGGGTGCAGCGCTTCGTGCAGTGGTACAACGAAGAGCACTGTCACAGCGGTCTGAAGTATGTCAGCCCGGGCCAACGTCACCGGGGCGAAGCCAGTGACCTGCTGGCCCGACGGCGAGCGCTGTACCGGAGCGCACGCATGCGAAACCCGGCGCGCTGGTCAGGAGCTATCCGGAACTGGCATCTGGCAGACGCGGTCTATCTGAATCCGGAACGAACCTCGGCCTCGGCCCAAATGTACAGGCAGGCAGCGTAACGGTTCACGCGACAACTACCTTGACACACACCGCCGCAAAGAAAGATAAGCAAAGAAAGCGGCTCACCCCGCCAGCTCATAAGCGGGTCCCCCGCACAGTCGCGGTAGTGGTGCATCTGGAATCCGTGCCGCCGCACACTCCGCGCTGTTGACAAAGGATTCATCAGCTCCCACTCCGCACTGCGTGCGTCGCGGACGGGTCTGCCGGGGAAACCAGCGGGTTTGCTTTGCGCAGCGGAGCCACGGCTTCGCCGTGGCGAGGCGCCGAATGCGCAAATATCGTGGGTTTCGAAAGCGCCGCCACATCGAGTTCGGCTGGACCACAAAACGCAACCGACTGTTTTGTGAACTGGGTATCGGCGCGCGCAGCGCCGCCGGAGGTATGACGGCCTTGTCACTAACGCCGAATGTGCGAGAACACAGATTCCAGATGCACCACTACCGCGGCTGTGCGGGGGACCCGCTTAAGAATTAGCGGTTTGAGCCGCTTTCTCTTGCCTACTTGTATATTCCCTTCTGTGACGCCGACCCGATCAGTTGTCGTCACAGGGACAGTCAGTTCGTCTGCCTACCGGGTTTCGAGCCCGCAGAGAAGCTTGAGCGACTATCCTTTTTCATCCTTCTAACCCGAACAGTTGACTGAGCCTTGAGCTCGTATTTTCCTGCAAGTATGGGTACCGTGATGAATCAATCTTCTTCCGTTTATATCGGCATCGACGTCAGCGGCAGCGCGCTCGATATTGCCATTCACGACACCACCGAACATTTCCGTGTCGACAATGAGCCGGTCGCTATCGAACAGCTGGTGCAACGTCTGATCGCGTTGAGCCCCACACTGATCGTCATGGAGGCCACCGGCAAGCTTGAACTCGCTGTGCTCAGGGCCCTCTGCGAGGCCGGCTTGCCCGCCGTCGCGGTCAATCCCCGGCAGGTACGCGACTTCGCCCGCGCAACCGGCTCGCGTGCCAAAACCGATCGCATCGACGCCTTCGCCATCGCCCATTTCGCCGCGGTCCTCAAGCCCGTCGTGCGCCCGCTCACCGATGTGCAGACCGAGCAGTTGCAGGCCCTGCTGCTGCGCCGTGCCCAGCTCATCGATATGCTCGTGGCAGAGAAAGCACGGCTTGAGCGCGCCCATGCCGCTGCACGGGACAGTCTGAACGAGCACATCAAATGGCTCAAGCAGCAGATCAAGCTCGCTGACAACGACATCGATTCATTCCTGCGCTCCTCGCCCGCGTGGCGCCAGAAGGAAGACCTGCTGCGCTCCGTGCCAGGCATCGGTCCCGGCGCCGCCGCGACGCTGATCGCTTTTATGCCCCAACTTGGCTCGCTGAACCGCCGGGAGATCGCTGCGCTCACCGGCGTCGCT containing:
- a CDS encoding IS3 family transposase (programmed frameshift); its protein translation is MRRYSAETREWVVKQMMPPFNRAVIELAGATGITTVTLRAWRQSARQAGGFMPGNGKTSDQWSSADKFRVVLETASLNEVETSEYCRSKGIYPEQIRQWRQACEQANVPEAKLTAAQRKEVKAHQKRIRELERQLKRSDAARAEAAALLNLRKKAGRDLGQGRGRLISSPDRDEAMQLIDEAVRQGACRSRACEQLGLSIRSVQRWRLLPHDGRTQVKRAAPPNRLSEAERQAVLDAANRPGYASLTPHQIVPKLADEGVYLASESTFYRVLKAAGQGQRRGRARAPQRRTLTTHCADGPNQVWCWDITWMPTTVRGRYFYWYMMKDIYSRKLVMNEVWEQESAEHASVLLAKGCLREGVAGRPLVLHSDNGSAMKGATMRAAMIDLGVQPSFSRPRVSNDNAFAESLFRTAKYCPLWPEQPFDTLEAARQWVQRFVQWYNEEHCHSGLKYVSPGQRHRGEASDLLARRRALYRSARMRNPARWSGAIRNWHLADAVYLNPERTSASAQMYRQAA
- a CDS encoding DMT family transporter, with product MNSRYVGYVFCALAMIGVGSTVVVSKSIASGLPPFSATALRFAIAFPLFVLAMRWRGVRWPRLDRHDTVLVIAQAGAGSVGYTVLLISGMKLASAADAGVIAGTLPAVSGMVAMLALGERPAPALIGAIVLATLGVLVCTVHLDDFAAPHAARSLVGNALVFAAIVCEALFILLNRKLHTPVAPLPLSALMCGIGFAVAIVPAFFEKPWSVPFNLDALAGVLYYALVPTVAGFVLWYAGAARISGAEAGLMTALVPVSAVALAAAVLREPVSAAQLAGVACVLGAVLLATFGQMRTARRTARGTA
- the folE gene encoding GTP cyclohydrolase I FolE, with product MASSKAKKTKPAAAVDRPSREEAEAAVRVLLRWAGDNPEREGLLDTPARVVRSYEEFYAGYQLDPREILARTFSEVDGYDEMIVLKDIRFESYCEHHMVPIIGRAHVAYLPEHRVVGISKLARLVDAFAKRLQIQEKMTVQIADTLNEVLQPAGVGVILEAAHQCMSTRGVHKAGVTMVTSRMLGTFRTDPSTRREFLSIVGNPGVVAISNT
- a CDS encoding VTT domain-containing protein, producing MVAFPSSAVSTWGGAVVFLNVLLTRLGLPIPAVPILLFAGSAIAAGTLSFWPILLAAVLGALIGDGTWFAAGRIYGRKLIAALSRISPAVDSRLDSARSLFERFGVPLVSISKFVPGLGLITPPLMGTTAVDSRIYAVWDLVGALAWATFWLLGGAAAERQLHMLLAVVRARGGTVIDVLLAAALIYLLYRLQQRRRERRRLVDAASASASQATVASRGWRRIMPRKILDARPATSAGEAPRPLPGALALDPYSPEQVDGALLAYDMVIYCICPDSATAVQITHRMRLNGYTRIRALRGGLDAWQRRGFPVEPLVPAGEAAIGKRAPASHAEAGGTVTLRGFAPRRGKSAWAGP
- a CDS encoding LysR family transcriptional regulator; protein product: MPDTNLDLNLIPYLVAMEDTRNVSRAADQLGVSQPRVSTALGRLREYFDDPLFVRTSKGMEPTPRALAILPAARDALLRIEKGMLDVQDFDPATSTHTFSIALSDVGEIVFLPRLLQLFAERAPQANLRSVSLPPSHVERGLESGDVDLAVGYFPDLSGNNFFQQRLFTHRFICLMRTGHPLSKAPLTLPQYVASGHAVVRAEGRSQEVLEHYLEKKRIKRRAVLETPHFMSLPFILARTDLLATVPHAIGFAYVSEHASITLVEPPLPLPRFDLRQHWHRKFHNDPRASWLRSIVAELFNDDMDEWPK
- a CDS encoding IS110 family transposase codes for the protein MNQSSSVYIGIDVSGSALDIAIHDTTEHFRVDNEPVAIEQLVQRLIALSPTLIVMEATGKLELAVLRALCEAGLPAVAVNPRQVRDFARATGSRAKTDRIDAFAIAHFAAVLKPVVRPLTDVQTEQLQALLLRRAQLIDMLVAEKARLERAHAAARDSLNEHIKWLKQQIKLADNDIDSFLRSSPAWRQKEDLLRSVPGIGPGAAATLIAFMPQLGSLNRREIAALTGVAPFNSDSGRHIGKRRIQGGRAVVRRALYMACVPALRFNPTIRAFYDRLRKAGKPFKVAITACIRKLVVTLNAMVRNATPWSSPTN